The genome window CCCTCGATTCCCGGGCGTGGTATTTTACCCGCCGCCGTAGTCGAACCTCCCAGTCGATGAGCGATTCGGACTCGAGCGACGATTCGAACGAGCGACTCGGTGGCGTGCGCCTGTGGCTCTTGCTCGTGGTGAACCGCTGGGCACTGACGGGTGTACTTCTGGGGCTCGTCTTCGTGATCCTCGTGGCCGCAAGCGGGCTCGGGCTGACGCCGTTGCGGGAGATCGTCGAGAACCAGGACGGCCTCGAGTTCCTCTTTTCGGCGTTTATCGGGGCGATCATCACGGGGACCTCGATCGTCGTCACGATCAACCAGCTCGTCCTCTCACAGGAACTCGGCGCGGTCGGCCAGCAACGCTCGCGAATGCAACAGTCGATGGAGTTCCGACGGGACGTCGAAAGCACGATCGACGAGGACACGAGTCCGCCCGAACCCGCTGCCTTCCTCTACGAACTCGTCGACGGCGTCCAGGCGCGAGCGAACGAACTCGAGTCGGAGCTGGACGACGAACGCGACGAGGAACTCCGTGAGAAGATTGCCGACTACGTCGAGGATACGACCGCGAACGCACGGTCCGTCAAAGACAGGCTCGAAGACGCCCAGTTCGGGACGTTCGACGTCATCTGGGCCGCACTGAATTTCAACTACTCGCGGAAGATCTACGACGCCCGCAAGATCCGGGCCGACCACGGTGATTCGCTCTCCGAGGAAGCGGCCGAGAAGATCGACCACATGATCGAGACGCTGCAGCTGTTCGGCCCGGCGCGAGAACACTTCAAAACGTTGTACTTCCAGTGGGAACTGATCAACCTCTCGCGGGCGCTGCTGTACATCTCGGTGCCCGCACTCACCGTGATGGCGCTGTTGATCATGTACATCGACGGCGCGGCAGTGCCCGGAACGACACTCGGCGTCGACAACCTCGTCTGGCTCACGAGCGCGGGTTTCGTCGTCGGCATCTCGCCGTTCGTCGTCTTCATCGTCTACATCCTGCGAATCGCGACGATCGCGAAGCGAACGCTCGCGATGGGGCCGTTCATCCTCCGCGAGTCGGAACGCGACGAGGACCTCGGCTGAACGGCCTCGAGTCGCCCGGATCGCTAGACGATTCCCTTACAGCGGCGCCCCGACGAGCACGAGTTTCGCCCGCTCGTCACCACGGTTGTGGATCTGGCGGGGTTCGTCGGGATCGAGCCGAAGCACGTCGTCTTCGGCCAGCGTAACGGTTTCCTCGCGGTCGGTGAGGTCGACCTCGATTTCTCCCGAAACGACGTAATAAAGTTCCTCCTGGCCGGTTGCCGTCTCGTCGTGTTCTTTCCCCTTCCCGTCGGGCTCGAGTTCGAGGATCGTGAATCCGAGTTCGTTGGTCTCGAGTTCGTCTTTCAAAAACCACATGCCGCCCCACTCTTCGGGGACGACGGAGTCGGGGTCGGTCTTGTGTGCGGTGTCGTAGCCCATACACGAGTCGTCGACCGCCGGCTCAAAATCGATGTGGGAACCGGCAGGCGAGCGAGCGATCCGGTCTCGGGACCGACCACCTCCCCTGTTCACCAGTCGAACGGCGAGAAGTCGTCGGGTCGCTGGTCGGGAACGAGGTCGTCGGGGAGGACGTCCCACCCGAGGTCGTCTTCGCCGGGTTCCGCGTCGGTCTCGAGGTCAGGGTCGTCTGCGGGCGCTACGTCTCGGTATTCGGCTGGCGGTCCGTCGTGGGCGTAGACTCCCTCGGGATGGTCGACGGTCCAGACGTGCATCATACACGGCGTTCGACAGGGAAGGCGCAGATCGCCGTCGGCGAAATCTTGCTCGTATGCCTGCCGGTAGAACCACCAGGAAAACCGGCCGGGGAGCCCGGTGTGGGCGTGCCAGGGCGCACAGTGGTCGGGGTCCCCATCGGGGTGGTGAGCGTGGTCGTCGTGGTCCGAGCCGTGGTCGTCCGCCTCGTGGTGGTCGTGATCGTCGTGGTGGTCGTCCGCCTCTTCGTGTCGGTGATCGTCGTGGGGCGCGTGATGCTCGCCACCCGCCTCGAGGTCCAGCGGCTCTGCCTCGTATACCGGTCCCGGGAAGCCGTCGTCGCCGGCCTCGAACACCGTCGGCGCTTCGACGGCCTCACCCTCGAGCGTGGCGATGAACATCACACCGATCGAGCGCCACGACTCGTTGTCCACGAGCACCGACTCCGGCCGTTCGGGGTCGAGCATCACGTCGTCGCCGATGTACTCGGGACTGAGCCAGTGTGACCAGCCGTCGTCGTCATGGTCGAGCGTGTCGAAGTAGGGTTTGAACCCCGCGTCCGCCAGCGCGCCGGCGTCAGGGTAGCGCTCCTCGAGCGTCTCTTCGACGGCCGCTCGCAGTTCGACCGTCGCTGGGTGGTCGTCCGCACAGGCACCCATGCTCGCCCCCTCGCACGGTCCCATGCTCGGTTCGATCGTCGCCTCTGGACACCGCCCGTCCAGAAACGAGGCGCGCTCGAGGTCGTCGGGCTGTGCAGCTGCCGATCCCGTGGCGACCGCCGAAATCGTGATCGTCGTTCCGGCCGCCTGAAGTACCCGCCGTCTGGAGAGTGATGACGTGTCGTCTTCCCCTGGCATTTCGGACCAATCCACACCGAGGAGGCCTTTAACGACTGTTGGCGATCACTCCGACAGTCCGCGCTCGTGATCGTTCGAGTCGCGTTCGGTTTTAGTGCAGAGATAGAGTCGAGCCGTGTCCGGTTCACAGGACGAATCCAGAGTCGAGGAGAACACCACGAAAGCCCCTGACCCGCTCGAGTCGGGCGGTTCGCTGCGCGCGCTCGCTCCGCTCGCGTGCTTACGTCACCGTCCGTCATCGAGCGCGCCAGCCCCTTTCAGTCCCACCCGGCGGTGAGTAGTCCCACCAGCCGACACCAGTGGGAATGAAAGGGGTTTATACGGTGGTAACGGCGTCTCGGCCTGGGTTCCCACAGGAGAGATCGGCAGTAAGTGAAGGGCTTATGTGCGACGCGACGTCAGACCGAGGTAATGTTTCCGGGGGCGACGACGTACGGCGTGGACCTCGAGATTGCGGACGAATCCGTCGAGGACCTCCTCTCGGTCCGTCCCGAGGACGTCTCGCCCCCGAACCGGCTCACGTTCGCCCGGAACGTGTTCGTGCCGCTGACGACGGCTTGCCGGTACACCTGCACCTACTGCACCTACTTCGATCCGCCGGGACAGGCCTCGCTGTTGAGCCTCGAGGAAGTCCGCGAGATCTGCCGGCGCGGAGCCGAAGCGGGCTGTACGGAGGCGCTGTTCACGTTCGGCGACGATCCCGACGACCGCTACACCGACATCCACGCCCAACTCGACGAGTGGGGCCACGACTCGATCCACACCTACCTGCGCGACGCCTGTGCGGTCGCCATAGAGGAGGGACTGCTCCCGCACTCGAATCCGGGCGATCAGACGCTCGAGGAGATGGCCGAAGTCGCAGACCTCAACGCCAGCATGGGAACGATGCTCGAGACGACAGCCGAGGTGGACGCCCATGCGGGCCCGCGACGGAAAGAGCCCGGCCAGCGCCTGCGCACGATCCAGAACGCGGGCGAACTCGACGTCGCTTTTACCACGGGCATTCTCGTCGGCATCGGCGAACGCTGGCGCGACCGCGCCGAAAGTCTGCTGGCGATCGCCGAGTTGCACGACCGGTACGACCACGTCCAGGAAGTGATCGTCCAGCCGGTCCGCGAGAACGACCGCTGGGCAGGCGGCTCGCCCGACCTCGAGACGATGCGTCGGGTGACGGCGATGGCTCGCGCCGCATTGCCCGAAGACGTGTCGGTACAGGTGCCACCCAATCTCGTCTCCGCCCGCGACCTGATCGATTGCGGGGTCGACGATCTGGGCGGCGTCTCGCCCGTCACCGACGACCACGTCAACCCCGACTACGCCTGGCCCGCACTGCGCGAACTCGAGGCGATCGCCGACGCGGTCGACCTGCCACTCGGCGAGCGACTCCCGGTCTACGAACGATTCCTTCCTGCCGATCTTCGAACCGACGGATTCGACGGCGTACCGGCCGCCGGAACGACGTCCACAGCCGACGGCGACACCGAACGCGAGTGGCTCTCGCGGACGATCCGCGAGGCGCTCACCGCCGACGACGAGGCCGGCCAGCGGTACCGACAGGTGCTCGAGTCGAACACGCGATAACGGCGGTCTCGACGAAGGGGCAACGGCCTCGAGGGGTTCCGCAGGCCCTACCACTCGTAACGCGCTCATTTACTATCGAGTTAGTCAGCTGACAGTGGGCCGTGAACAGCGAGCCGCTCCGAATTGCCCTCCAGGGGAGTACCCACCCCATCGCGGACGCGCTGGGATCGTCGCTTCGATGGCGAGGTGCTGTGTCGTGACGGCGAACCGCGTGCTAGCGGTCGCGGTAGTTCTCGTCATCGCGAGCATCGCTGGCGTCGTCCCCGGCGGCACAGCGACGCCAGCGTCACAGTCGGTTGCGGACACCGACAGGTACGTCCTCGAGCAGGGCGACGTCTGCCAGGAGATCGAGCCGCTCGAGAGCGACGGAACCGTCCACTCGTTTTATGACTACCGCAACCACGAGACCCATCCCGACACCGACGACAACCTCTACAGCTCGTACGGTACACAGCACCTGCAAGAAGACGACACGAGCATTCTGATGCTTCACGAAGGGGCCGACGGGACGAGTCTCGTCGTCGTCCACGACCGACTCGAGGGTACCAGCGCGGGCGGCGTCGTCACGTTCGATGTCGTCGGCACACCGCCGGAGGCAGACTGGGTCGTCAGAGACGACGAGTACGATGCGCCGACGAACATGGCCGAGTGGCGCGCTGGCGACGGCTGGCTCGGTGCTGACTGGATCTGGGCGGACGGCCGCACCGACGGCGGGGCGATCAACGGCGGCCTCGACGACGAGTTCGCGCTAACGATCTACCCGGCGTTCAACGAGGACTCGCCGTTCTACGGCGACGAGACCCTCCACGATCCCGACTGGCACGGTGACGGCCGGATCGACGACTGGCAGGTCCTCTCCGGCGACCTCACCGACCCCGACCGAACGTCGCTCTCACTCTCGGAGCCGGTGACGATCCGAACCGGGACCTGCGAGACACCATCTACGACCTACAATCGAGCCGACGACGGCATCGTCGCCACCGTCGACGTCACCGACGCGGTACAGTCGTCGACGACCTCGAGCGAGCCCGTCCGATTCGACTCGGTCACGGTGGCTGACGTCGACCCCGCCGACGGCCCGTTCGTCCTCGAGCGGGACACCGACCGTCCACCGACGCCGGACCACCGTGAGGTGCTCTCGGAACTCGCGTTCGCAGGTGATCGAACCGATGGCGCGGCAACCGTCACGTTCAGCCTCGACGCCGACTGGCTCGAGGACGAGGGGGTCGACGCCGAAGAGGTCGGCCTCCACGAAGCCGACGGTGACGAGTGGAGCGACGCCGACACCGAAATCCGTTCGGCGTCGGACGGTCGGTACCAGTTCGAGGCGACGGTGACGTCGCTCGAGGGACTGATCGTAACTATACCACAGGACGACGGCTCGAGCGGAAACGACCGGACGGACGGCGAAAGCGGAGGCGACGGGGAAGACCGGTCGAACGAAACCGACGCTGACCGAGACGGCGAGTCAGGTACCGATTCGGAGAGCGAGACAGGGACCTTCGAGGCGTCACTCCCGCTGTTCGCACTCGGAGTCGTCGTCGTGCTCGCCCTCGGTGTGGTCCTGTTGGTACATGTCGGCTGGCGGCACTGAAAAACGGTTCCGGAGCCTATCCGGGCGTGCCGTTCGTTACTCGCTCGAGTTCGCAGAATCAGGCGTGTCGTCTTCCGGGATTTCCTCGGGGTCGTCGGGAAGGTCCGCAGTGTCTTCCGGCAGCGCCGGGGGCTCCCCGGCGGCTCCGGAGGAACTATCGCTGTCGGCAGGTGCGTCTAGGCCACCTGGTGTCCCGGTCCCGCTTACGAGGAACTCGAGGACGTTTCCGATGAAGACCTCGTTGTCCGCGACGTTGTACCGCTCGCTGGTCATGAACCCAGCGTCGCCGACCGCGACGGCGTTGTCGCCCTCGACGGCAACGGAGTGGGAACCGGCTTCACGGCTCTCTGAGTGTTCGGTCGTCTCGCTCGTCGCAAGCAGCGTCTGACCGGAGGTGCTCACCTGCGTCGGGCCGTCGAAGACGACGCGGTCGACACCGTCGGTGAGCTGGCCACCCGCCTCGGGAGTTACCTCGAGCGTGCGGTAGTTGTGTTCGGACTCCATGTCGTAGAGGTAGCCGGTGTCGTAGGCGATACCGAACTGGGAGCTCACCGAGGCGAACTCGCCGTCGCCGCCGGTATCCGCGGCTGGCAGACCGAGCAGTCCACCCAGCATATCGCCACCGGTGTCGGGTCCAGCGGCGAACAGGAGTCGACCGTCACTGGCCGCGAAGTCGGAGACGACCTCGGTTTCACCCGTGGTGTATCGGGCTTGTGGTTCGACGACGACGAACGCGTCGACGTTCTCGAGGGCGTCAGCGAGGTGTTCTGCACGTTCTTCGGGAGGCATGTTCTGATCGTACTCGACGTACTCGACCGAGTGGCCCTCGGCAGTCAGCGCCGAGACGACCGGCTGGAGGTCTGCTTTCGAGACGTCGTTGGCGTGTGCGGCGTCGATCGCGACGGTCTGTGGGCCGGCTGGCGAGTCGAAGTCGATCTCGCCGCCACGCTCGAGTTCGGACGTCTCGATGCCGTCCGGCTGAAGGTGGGCGTGGTCGACGGTCGGTCGTTCGGTCGTGCCCTGGTCAGTGATGACGCCAGCGCCAGCGACGCCGACGACGACGACGCCGACGACCGCGACGAACAGGAGGAGTCTCGACTGGATCTCGTCGGCGTTCATGATCGGTCACCTCCGTCATCGGCTTCATCGGTGGGATCTGGCTCGACGGAGTCGTCGGTGGCCGTATCCGCAATCGTTTCACCTTCGACCGATCCCCAGACGGCGAGGAAGGCGGTCGTCTCGACGTCGCCGTAATCACCGAACGTCTGCGGATGGGCGTGTGGCTCGGCGGTCGGTTCGCCCTCGCCACCGTCCTCGAAGAGGATGGGCATATCCATCGGCTGGTCGTCGCCCAGCTCGACGACGTCATAATCGCTGAGTCCGGCCTTTTCGGCGGCTGCACCGACTGCAACGTCAGAATCACCGATTTCGTCGGCGAGGCCGTTCTCGACGGCTTGCGTGCCGGTGTAGACGTTTGCGTACGCGAGTTCGTCCTCGGAGAGCGTCAACTCGTCACCGCGGTGTTCGACCACCGAGCCGAGAAACGCCTGTTTCATCTCCTCGACTTGAGCCGTAACGTGGGCTTCGGTCTGTC of Natrarchaeobaculum sulfurireducens contains these proteins:
- a CDS encoding cupin domain-containing protein, with product MGYDTAHKTDPDSVVPEEWGGMWFLKDELETNELGFTILELEPDGKGKEHDETATGQEELYYVVSGEIEVDLTDREETVTLAEDDVLRLDPDEPRQIHNRGDERAKLVLVGAPL
- the cofG gene encoding 7,8-didemethyl-8-hydroxy-5-deazariboflavin synthase subunit CofG, which produces MFPGATTYGVDLEIADESVEDLLSVRPEDVSPPNRLTFARNVFVPLTTACRYTCTYCTYFDPPGQASLLSLEEVREICRRGAEAGCTEALFTFGDDPDDRYTDIHAQLDEWGHDSIHTYLRDACAVAIEEGLLPHSNPGDQTLEEMAEVADLNASMGTMLETTAEVDAHAGPRRKEPGQRLRTIQNAGELDVAFTTGILVGIGERWRDRAESLLAIAELHDRYDHVQEVIVQPVRENDRWAGGSPDLETMRRVTAMARAALPEDVSVQVPPNLVSARDLIDCGVDDLGGVSPVTDDHVNPDYAWPALRELEAIADAVDLPLGERLPVYERFLPADLRTDGFDGVPAAGTTSTADGDTEREWLSRTIREALTADDEAGQRYRQVLESNTR
- a CDS encoding PGF-pre-PGF domain-containing protein → MTANRVLAVAVVLVIASIAGVVPGGTATPASQSVADTDRYVLEQGDVCQEIEPLESDGTVHSFYDYRNHETHPDTDDNLYSSYGTQHLQEDDTSILMLHEGADGTSLVVVHDRLEGTSAGGVVTFDVVGTPPEADWVVRDDEYDAPTNMAEWRAGDGWLGADWIWADGRTDGGAINGGLDDEFALTIYPAFNEDSPFYGDETLHDPDWHGDGRIDDWQVLSGDLTDPDRTSLSLSEPVTIRTGTCETPSTTYNRADDGIVATVDVTDAVQSSTTSSEPVRFDSVTVADVDPADGPFVLERDTDRPPTPDHREVLSELAFAGDRTDGAATVTFSLDADWLEDEGVDAEEVGLHEADGDEWSDADTEIRSASDGRYQFEATVTSLEGLIVTIPQDDGSSGNDRTDGESGGDGEDRSNETDADRDGESGTDSESETGTFEASLPLFALGVVVVLALGVVLLVHVGWRH